The proteins below are encoded in one region of Nitrospirota bacterium:
- the nuoL gene encoding NADH-quinone oxidoreductase subunit L produces the protein MASLVLIPLLPFLAFLITGLLGKWISDRAHWVAVSAVGVSWLLSVMVFFEVASGSGPLHVTVYEWIASGSLRVNIALYVDQLVAVMLLLVTTVSGLVHLYTVGYMHGDKGYARFFSYIALFTFSMLMLVMADNFLQLYVFWEAVGLCSYLLIAHWYERKSACDAATKAFVVNRVGDFGFGLGILLAFVTFGSLDYATAFQLAPDHAGRTVNLLGWAGGDWQVGVITLIALLLFVGAIGKSAQLPLHTWLPDAMEGPTPISALIHAATMVTAGVFLVARLNPIFSLSPVAMDAVAWVGGLTAIFAATIAITQFDIKRIVAYSTVSQLGYMMMACGLGAYTAGIFHLLTHGAFKALLFLGCGSVIHALAGEQDLRRMGALRWAMPITYWTFVAGAVALAGLPPFAGFFSKDEILWEAFSAGGVGVAFWFIGLVTAFLTAFYIFRLVFSVFFGTSHVPKEVRHHLHESPAVITVPLVALAVLSLVSGWVGVPVEGLNAIGPFLAPVLDAHPAAVHAESHALEYALMLVSVLVAAAGVWLAYLFYVRSPELPGRLAASAAGLYRLSLNKWYVDEVYDRLFVRPTVAAAQALWRVIDVLVIDGAVNGVARVTQAWGTVLRVMQSGQLQHYALFMAVGAVLVVGVYLLR, from the coding sequence ATGGCCTCGCTTGTCCTCATCCCATTGTTGCCCTTCCTCGCGTTCCTGATCACCGGCCTGCTCGGGAAGTGGATCAGCGATCGCGCGCATTGGGTCGCAGTATCCGCGGTCGGAGTTTCGTGGCTGCTGTCGGTGATGGTGTTTTTCGAGGTGGCCTCGGGGAGCGGGCCGCTGCACGTCACGGTATACGAGTGGATCGCCTCGGGCTCGTTGCGCGTGAACATCGCGCTGTACGTGGATCAACTCGTCGCGGTGATGCTGCTGCTCGTCACCACGGTCAGCGGGCTGGTGCACCTCTACACCGTCGGCTACATGCACGGGGACAAAGGGTACGCGCGGTTCTTCTCGTACATCGCGTTGTTCACGTTCTCCATGCTGATGCTGGTGATGGCCGACAACTTCCTGCAACTGTACGTGTTCTGGGAGGCGGTCGGTCTGTGTTCGTATCTTCTGATCGCGCACTGGTACGAACGCAAGTCCGCCTGCGACGCCGCGACCAAGGCGTTCGTGGTCAACCGCGTCGGCGACTTCGGGTTCGGGCTGGGGATCTTGCTGGCGTTCGTGACGTTCGGCTCCCTGGACTACGCGACTGCGTTCCAACTCGCCCCGGATCACGCGGGGCGGACCGTGAATCTCCTGGGCTGGGCCGGCGGCGATTGGCAGGTCGGCGTGATCACCCTGATCGCGCTGCTCCTGTTCGTGGGGGCGATCGGCAAGTCCGCACAGCTCCCGCTGCACACGTGGTTGCCCGACGCGATGGAGGGTCCCACGCCGATCTCGGCGTTGATCCACGCCGCCACCATGGTGACTGCCGGCGTGTTCTTGGTGGCCCGCTTAAACCCGATCTTTTCCCTCTCACCCGTGGCTATGGACGCGGTGGCTTGGGTGGGCGGCTTGACCGCGATTTTTGCGGCCACCATCGCCATCACGCAGTTCGATATCAAGCGGATCGTGGCGTATTCGACCGTGAGCCAGCTCGGGTACATGATGATGGCCTGCGGCCTCGGGGCGTACACGGCCGGGATCTTCCACCTGCTCACGCACGGGGCATTCAAGGCGTTGCTCTTCCTGGGTTGCGGCAGTGTGATCCACGCGCTGGCGGGGGAGCAGGACTTGCGGCGGATGGGCGCGCTGCGCTGGGCCATGCCCATCACCTACTGGACGTTCGTGGCGGGCGCGGTCGCGCTCGCGGGGCTCCCGCCCTTCGCGGGCTTCTTCTCCAAAGACGAAATTCTGTGGGAGGCGTTCTCAGCGGGCGGGGTGGGCGTGGCGTTCTGGTTCATCGGGCTCGTCACCGCGTTTCTAACCGCGTTTTACATTTTCCGGCTGGTGTTTTCGGTCTTTTTCGGCACGTCGCACGTTCCCAAGGAGGTGCGACATCACCTCCACGAGTCGCCCGCGGTAATCACCGTTCCGTTGGTGGCGTTGGCGGTGCTTTCGTTGGTGTCGGGCTGGGTGGGGGTCCCGGTCGAAGGGCTGAACGCCATCGGCCCGTTCTTGGCTCCCGTACTCGACGCGCACCCGGCTGCAGTGCACGCGGAGAGCCACGCGCTGGAGTACGCGCTGATGCTGGTCTCGGTGCTGGTGGCAGCGGCCGGGGTCTGGCTCGCGTACCTGTTCTACGTGCGTTCGCCTGAGCTGCCGGGCCGACTGGCCGCATCCGCGGCCGGCTTGTACCGCCTGTCGCTCAACAAGTGGTACGTGGATGAGGTGTACGACCGCCTCTTCGTGCGCCCCACCGTGGCCGCGGCTCAGGCGTTGTGGAGAGTGATCGACGTGTTGGTGATCGATGGCGCCGTCAACGGCGTCGCCCGGGTCACGCAAGCGTGGGGTACCGTGCTGCGGGTGATGCAGAGCGGGCAGCTCCAGCACTATGCGTTGTTTATGGCGGTGGGGGCGGTGTTGGTCGTCGGCGTCTACCTCTTGCGGTAG
- a CDS encoding NADH-quinone oxidoreductase subunit M, whose product MGDSSFPIVSLVVFLPLVGALVLLALRDVEAVRWTALGATVAALLASLPLWSDFDRGSHAFQFVERYDWIPTFNIEYAVGLDGISLLLVLLTTFLSPIVILCSWRSIEKRVKEFMASVLLMETAMLGVFVALDFVLFYVFWEAMLIPMYLIIGVWGGPNRIYAAIKFFLYTLAGSLLLLVAMIALYFAGGHTFSIPALMGQPYSPQFQFWVFLAFFLAFAVKVPMFPFHTWLPDAHVEAPTAGSVILASVLLKMGGYGFIRFCLPMLPQASALFTPLILVLSVVAIIYGAYMALAQSDLKKLIAYSSVSHMGFVMLGLFVFTVQGIEGAMLQMVNHGITTGALFLCVGLVYDRTHSRLIADYGGLAKTMPIYAAMLVIFSLSSLGLPGTNSFVGEFLVLLGAFITYPVFAVAASLGIILAAVYMLWMVQRVAFGEVNPKIARHPDLNLRELATVAPLAVAVFWIGVYPAPLLDVLHVSVDHLLEQTRLTSGDVAGLGWSDLWGMVRAAFAS is encoded by the coding sequence ATGGGTGACTCTTCGTTCCCGATAGTTTCTCTGGTGGTCTTTCTGCCGCTGGTGGGGGCGCTGGTGCTTTTGGCGCTGCGCGACGTGGAAGCCGTGCGGTGGACGGCGCTGGGTGCGACGGTCGCGGCGCTGCTGGCATCGCTTCCCCTGTGGTCGGATTTTGATCGGGGCAGCCACGCGTTCCAGTTCGTCGAACGCTACGACTGGATCCCCACGTTCAATATCGAGTACGCGGTGGGCCTGGACGGGATCAGCCTGTTGCTGGTGCTGCTGACGACTTTTCTGTCGCCGATCGTGATCCTATGCTCGTGGCGGTCCATCGAGAAACGGGTCAAAGAGTTCATGGCGTCCGTCCTGCTCATGGAGACCGCCATGCTCGGCGTGTTCGTGGCGTTGGACTTCGTCCTGTTCTACGTGTTCTGGGAGGCCATGTTGATCCCGATGTACCTCATCATCGGGGTCTGGGGCGGACCCAACCGGATCTACGCCGCGATCAAGTTTTTCCTCTACACCCTGGCCGGATCGCTCTTGCTCCTGGTCGCGATGATCGCGTTGTACTTCGCGGGCGGCCACACGTTCTCGATCCCGGCGTTGATGGGACAACCGTATTCCCCGCAATTCCAGTTCTGGGTGTTTCTGGCGTTTTTCCTGGCGTTCGCGGTGAAGGTCCCCATGTTTCCGTTCCACACCTGGTTGCCGGACGCGCACGTGGAAGCGCCCACGGCCGGGAGCGTGATCCTGGCCAGCGTGCTCCTGAAAATGGGAGGGTACGGATTCATCCGGTTCTGTTTGCCCATGTTGCCCCAGGCGTCGGCCCTGTTCACGCCCCTGATCCTGGTGCTCTCGGTGGTGGCGATCATCTATGGGGCATACATGGCGCTCGCTCAGAGCGACCTCAAGAAGCTCATCGCCTACTCCAGCGTGAGCCACATGGGGTTTGTCATGCTCGGCCTGTTTGTGTTCACGGTGCAGGGCATCGAGGGCGCGATGCTGCAAATGGTCAATCACGGAATCACCACCGGCGCCCTGTTCCTGTGCGTGGGCCTGGTCTACGATCGGACGCACAGCCGCCTGATCGCGGACTACGGCGGCCTCGCCAAGACCATGCCGATCTATGCCGCCATGCTGGTGATCTTCTCGCTGTCATCTTTGGGGTTGCCAGGGACCAATAGTTTCGTGGGAGAGTTCCTGGTGTTGTTGGGGGCGTTCATCACGTACCCCGTGTTCGCTGTGGCGGCGTCGCTCGGCATCATTCTCGCCGCCGTGTACATGTTATGGATGGTGCAGCGCGTGGCGTTCGGCGAGGTCAATCCCAAGATTGCCCGCCATCCTGATCTGAATCTGCGAGAGCTCGCGACCGTGGCCCCGCTCGCGGTGGCGGTGTTCTGGATCGGAGTCTACCCGGCGCCGTTGCTCGATGTTCTGCACGTGTCGGTGGATCACCTGCTCGAGCAGACCCGGCTGACGAGCGGCGATGTTGCGGGCTTGGGGTGGTCCGACTTGTGGGGCATGGTCCGGGCCGCTTTCGCCTCATAG
- a CDS encoding NADH-quinone oxidoreductase subunit N, whose translation MEFSWMQLMAIAPEMVLTAGACALLLFDLVIPKEQKDKLGYFAIGVLLIACYGSWKLADVETDVFSGMFVLDPYSAYFKVLVYLAGALTILLSMTYLEVERIHLGEYHAFVLLATAGMMVMVSAGDLIMIYLGLELLSISLYTLAGFKRHESRSVEASAKYLILGSFSSAILLYGISLLYGIAGTTNLKALGAFFAQGSLDNPGLFMSMGFLVVGFGFKVAAVPFHMWTPDVYEGSPTPVTAYMSVAPKAASFAVFLRVFAESLGALKAHWQPILITLAIATMIIGNVVAIVQDNIKRMLAYSSIAHAGYALIGIIVGGSLGTMSLMLYLMIYAVMNLGAFGVVILLRKGTLRGEEIADFTGLAKTNPIAALIMLIFMFSLAGIPPTAGFVAKFYVFMGAVEAGMAWLAVIGVLLSAVSAYYYLRVVMVMYMREPEGRFDLATSPATQFALVVTTVAILFFGIYPTPLIDYTKAAILQAP comes from the coding sequence ATGGAATTTTCGTGGATGCAATTGATGGCGATCGCCCCGGAGATGGTGTTGACCGCGGGCGCGTGCGCGCTCCTGCTCTTTGATCTGGTGATCCCCAAGGAGCAGAAGGATAAGCTGGGGTACTTCGCGATCGGCGTATTGTTGATCGCCTGCTACGGGAGTTGGAAGCTCGCTGACGTGGAAACCGACGTGTTCTCCGGGATGTTCGTGCTCGACCCCTACTCCGCGTATTTCAAGGTGTTGGTCTACCTCGCCGGCGCGCTGACGATCCTGCTGTCGATGACGTACCTGGAAGTGGAGCGCATCCACTTGGGCGAGTACCACGCGTTCGTGTTGCTCGCGACCGCGGGCATGATGGTCATGGTGTCCGCGGGCGACCTGATCATGATCTATCTCGGGTTGGAGCTGCTCTCGATCTCGTTGTACACCTTGGCGGGGTTCAAACGGCACGAGAGTCGGTCGGTCGAGGCGTCGGCGAAATACCTGATCCTAGGATCGTTCTCCTCCGCCATCCTGTTGTACGGGATTTCCCTCCTGTACGGCATCGCCGGGACGACCAATCTCAAGGCGTTGGGGGCGTTTTTCGCCCAGGGCTCGTTGGACAACCCCGGTCTGTTCATGAGCATGGGGTTCCTGGTGGTGGGATTCGGATTCAAGGTGGCCGCCGTGCCCTTCCACATGTGGACGCCGGACGTCTACGAGGGGTCGCCCACCCCGGTGACGGCCTACATGTCGGTCGCACCCAAAGCCGCGAGCTTTGCGGTGTTCTTGCGGGTGTTCGCCGAATCGTTGGGCGCGCTCAAAGCGCACTGGCAACCGATCCTCATCACGCTCGCCATCGCGACCATGATCATCGGTAACGTGGTGGCCATCGTGCAAGACAACATCAAAAGGATGCTCGCGTACTCGTCGATCGCGCACGCCGGCTACGCCCTCATCGGAATCATCGTGGGCGGAAGCCTCGGCACGATGAGCCTGATGTTGTACCTGATGATCTACGCGGTGATGAATCTCGGCGCGTTCGGCGTGGTCATCCTGCTGCGCAAAGGCACGCTGCGCGGGGAGGAGATCGCGGATTTCACGGGCCTCGCCAAAACCAACCCCATCGCCGCCTTGATCATGTTGATTTTCATGTTCTCGCTCGCGGGTATTCCACCCACTGCGGGCTTCGTGGCGAAATTCTATGTGTTCATGGGCGCGGTGGAGGCGGGGATGGCGTGGCTGGCCGTCATCGGGGTCTTGTTGTCAGCCGTGTCCGCCTACTACTACCTGCGCGTGGTCATGGTCATGTACATGCGCGAGCCCGAGGGCCGGTTTGACCTGGCCACGTCCCCGGCCACGCAGTTTGCCCTGGTCGTCACCACGGTCGCCATCCTCTTCTTCGGCATTTACCCCACCCCGCTGATCGATTACACGAAGGCCGCGATCCTGCAGGCTCCGTAG
- a CDS encoding tetratricopeptide repeat protein, whose translation MTGFHRAALVVLLFATVFAYHGALRNGFVWDDSHTIVNNRAIDSLKSMPSWFTRPETWSARFEASYRPVITASFGLDVALWGRNPARFHAVNIAIHLSVILLTSVLAIRLWGQPWSAVLAAGLVALHPINAEAVNYVSARSSLLSTFFTLGAVAAWARWSDGRPAAIRWLAASLILGGLALGTKETSVVLPLLIIVWDRATSDRERSFAATIRQSLPWWGLISAYLAWRTFILSGSQTERLIDEGIWQPALFAIKIFLTSLWSWFVPIGSAVDHGWLWRIAPTEGAVLVGGILVAAIATLVVYRFDRRIGWCVAWFWVSLLPLAALPLISRVTLYQDHRVYLAGIGLAWAGGEVFRRIGHALVSRPPLGVGAGVLTAALTSLAVAVDAARTSVWRDADRLWAHTLDRYPTSVLARNHQGMRWLEAGETTKARDAFEQSAALAPDFAVTHNYLGIAYAQLGDLDRAIAEFTTAVRLSPLFINARLNLGNAYERTGRWDLALAAYEQGIPDEPWVADLLERAAKLLTRMGRRDEALARYQRILLVEPNHRAARAAIGQSAR comes from the coding sequence ATGACCGGCTTCCATCGCGCAGCCCTCGTCGTCCTCCTGTTTGCAACCGTGTTTGCGTACCACGGTGCGCTGCGCAACGGTTTCGTGTGGGACGACTCCCACACCATCGTCAACAACCGCGCGATCGACTCGCTCAAGTCCATGCCGTCGTGGTTTACACGACCGGAAACCTGGAGCGCGCGATTCGAAGCCAGTTACCGGCCGGTGATTACCGCGAGCTTCGGACTGGACGTCGCATTGTGGGGCCGTAACCCGGCGCGGTTTCACGCCGTGAACATCGCGATCCACCTCAGCGTGATTCTGCTCACGTCGGTTCTGGCGATCCGGCTGTGGGGCCAGCCGTGGAGTGCCGTCCTCGCAGCAGGACTCGTCGCCCTGCACCCGATCAACGCCGAAGCCGTCAATTACGTCTCCGCCAGGTCTTCCCTGCTGTCGACCTTCTTCACGCTGGGGGCCGTGGCCGCGTGGGCTCGATGGAGCGACGGTCGCCCCGCCGCCATCAGGTGGCTTGCGGCCAGTTTGATCCTGGGCGGGCTGGCCTTGGGCACCAAGGAGACCTCGGTCGTCCTCCCGCTTTTAATCATCGTATGGGATCGCGCAACGTCGGATCGGGAGAGAAGTTTCGCGGCAACGATCCGCCAATCGCTCCCCTGGTGGGGACTCATCTCCGCCTACCTCGCATGGCGCACGTTCATTCTTTCCGGCAGCCAGACAGAACGCCTGATCGACGAGGGCATCTGGCAGCCCGCCCTGTTCGCGATCAAGATCTTCCTCACCTCGCTCTGGTCCTGGTTTGTGCCAATCGGCTCGGCCGTGGATCACGGGTGGCTGTGGCGGATCGCACCGACCGAGGGCGCCGTGCTCGTCGGGGGGATACTGGTTGCGGCGATCGCCACGCTCGTCGTGTACAGATTCGATCGCCGCATCGGCTGGTGCGTGGCCTGGTTCTGGGTCTCGCTCCTTCCCCTCGCCGCCCTGCCGTTGATCAGCCGGGTGACCCTGTATCAGGACCACCGCGTGTACTTAGCCGGAATCGGACTGGCTTGGGCAGGCGGTGAAGTGTTCCGGAGAATCGGCCACGCGCTGGTGAGCCGTCCGCCGCTCGGAGTGGGCGCCGGAGTGCTGACGGCCGCGTTGACCTCCCTCGCAGTCGCCGTGGACGCGGCCCGAACGTCGGTCTGGCGCGACGCCGACCGGCTCTGGGCGCACACCCTCGATCGGTATCCGACCAGTGTGCTGGCCCGCAACCACCAAGGGATGCGATGGTTGGAGGCCGGTGAGACGACCAAGGCCCGAGACGCCTTTGAGCAATCAGCCGCCCTGGCTCCTGATTTTGCCGTCACGCACAACTACCTGGGCATCGCCTACGCACAACTCGGTGATTTGGATCGCGCGATTGCGGAGTTCACCACGGCGGTTCGTCTCAGCCCGCTCTTCATCAACGCCCGACTCAACCTGGGCAACGCCTACGAGCGGACGGGTCGGTGGGATCTCGCGCTGGCCGCGTACGAGCAAGGCATCCCGGACGAGCCGTGGGTCGCGGACCTTCTCGAGCGGGCCGCCAAACTGCTGACGCGGATGGGTAGACGGGACGAGGCGCTGGCGCGCTACCAGAGAATCTTGCTGGTCGAGCCGAATCATCGAGCCGCACGGGCCGCGATCGGACAGTCAGCCCGCTAG
- a CDS encoding inositol monophosphatase family protein, giving the protein MTARPPESSILDDASPAWKEAIETRFAAMETAARDAASAVWALRDRFVAVEKRPNDWVTDADRAADRIIRAAKDARFPEDGWLSEESLVDSVQGAFTWVVDPIDGTREFVEGLPEYAVSVGLVWRRRVVAGAIAHPPSGVVMAGAVTTGRRPADTRTLPGARAAATGLRILVSRTDLSKDRFAGWSPELPLTAIGSIAYKLALVAYGEADAVVSVTPKNPWDIVGGLGVLAAAGLSPRFLDERDHTTPATNERLPPFIVARTPDIERRVLAEAQAHAKRFAARGSR; this is encoded by the coding sequence GTGACGGCACGTCCACCAGAATCATCGATCCTTGATGACGCCTCGCCCGCGTGGAAGGAGGCGATCGAGACGCGGTTCGCGGCGATGGAAACCGCGGCGCGCGATGCCGCGAGCGCCGTGTGGGCGCTCCGGGACCGTTTCGTCGCGGTAGAGAAACGACCGAACGACTGGGTGACCGACGCCGACCGGGCCGCGGATCGGATCATCCGCGCCGCCAAAGATGCACGGTTTCCCGAGGACGGATGGCTGTCGGAAGAAAGCCTCGTGGACTCGGTGCAAGGCGCGTTCACCTGGGTGGTCGACCCCATCGACGGCACGCGCGAGTTCGTCGAAGGCCTGCCCGAATACGCGGTGTCGGTCGGCCTGGTGTGGCGGCGCCGCGTGGTCGCCGGGGCGATCGCGCACCCTCCCAGCGGGGTCGTGATGGCCGGAGCCGTCACCACCGGCCGCCGACCGGCCGACACACGGACCCTGCCCGGCGCGCGTGCCGCCGCGACCGGTCTTCGCATCCTGGTCAGCCGCACCGACCTCTCCAAAGATCGTTTCGCGGGATGGAGTCCCGAGCTTCCGCTCACCGCCATCGGCAGCATCGCGTACAAGCTTGCCCTCGTGGCCTACGGGGAAGCCGATGCGGTCGTCAGCGTGACGCCGAAAAATCCCTGGGACATCGTCGGCGGGCTCGGGGTGTTGGCCGCCGCCGGACTCTCGCCGCGTTTCCTGGACGAACGCGACCATACCACGCCCGCCACCAACGAACGCCTCCCGCCGTTCATCGTTGCGCGAACTCCGGACATCGAACGACGCGTGTTGGCCGAAGCGCAGGCGCACGCCAAACGGTTCGCCGCGCGGGGATCCCGCTGA
- a CDS encoding Xaa-Pro peptidase family protein, with product MVQKPLLIIAASEVDSNLYYATRFLAPDAFVFLRDRGQSIMLMSDLEMDRAKAQARVDTVLSYTAYEERAKAKLSERPRTVHVVHELLSERGIKELDVPANFPIEYADLLRSMGYAISVRPDPLFPERVLKQPHEVEAISATQRAVEEAVAAAMQTLRDADVRNGVLHVGGDVLTSERIKQIINVKLMERDCVAQHTIVACGLDACDPHNEGSGPLLANQPIIFDVFPRSSRSRYFADMSRTVVKGRASDGMKRLYDTVLDAQEWGAAQVRAGVDGQTIHEGICERFRSNGYETGLKDGRMQGFFHGTGHGVGIDIHEAPRVSKIHHVLQAGEVVTIEPGLYYPSIGAARIEDMVLVTADGGINLTRFPKELEL from the coding sequence ATGGTACAGAAACCGCTGCTCATCATCGCCGCCAGCGAAGTCGACTCCAACCTCTACTACGCCACCCGCTTTCTGGCGCCCGACGCGTTTGTGTTCCTCCGCGATCGCGGCCAGTCCATCATGCTCATGAGCGATCTGGAAATGGATCGAGCCAAGGCGCAGGCCCGGGTCGACACGGTCCTCTCGTATACGGCATACGAAGAGCGTGCCAAGGCCAAGTTGAGCGAGCGGCCGCGGACCGTGCACGTGGTCCACGAGCTCTTGAGTGAACGCGGGATCAAGGAACTCGATGTCCCCGCAAATTTTCCGATCGAGTACGCGGATCTGTTGCGAAGCATGGGCTACGCGATTTCGGTGCGGCCCGATCCGCTGTTTCCAGAACGTGTGCTCAAGCAGCCGCACGAGGTGGAAGCCATTTCCGCCACCCAGCGGGCGGTTGAAGAGGCCGTGGCCGCGGCGATGCAGACCCTTCGCGACGCGGACGTCCGCAACGGCGTGCTTCACGTCGGCGGCGACGTGCTCACTTCCGAACGGATCAAACAGATCATCAACGTCAAACTCATGGAGCGCGACTGCGTCGCACAGCATACCATCGTCGCGTGCGGGTTGGACGCGTGCGATCCGCACAACGAGGGGTCGGGCCCGTTGCTTGCGAACCAGCCGATTATTTTCGACGTGTTCCCGCGATCCAGCCGTAGCCGGTATTTCGCGGACATGAGCCGCACCGTGGTCAAGGGGCGCGCGAGCGACGGCATGAAGCGGTTGTACGACACCGTGCTCGACGCCCAGGAATGGGGTGCGGCGCAGGTCAGAGCGGGGGTCGACGGCCAGACGATTCACGAAGGGATCTGCGAGCGCTTCAGGAGCAACGGATACGAGACCGGTCTGAAAGACGGCCGGATGCAGGGGTTCTTTCACGGCACGGGTCACGGCGTGGGCATCGACATCCACGAAGCCCCGCGCGTGAGCAAAATCCATCACGTGTTGCAGGCGGGCGAGGTCGTCACGATCGAACCCGGTTTGTATTATCCGTCCATCGGCGCCGCGCGGATCGAGGACATGGTGTTGGTCACCGCGGACGGCGGTATCAATCTCACGCGCTTCCCCAAAGAGCTCGAACTGTAG
- a CDS encoding acyl-CoA thioesterase → MVQVVLPNDTNPLGNVLGGRVMHWIDLVGAIVAYRHCHGPIVTASIDRLDFRHPIKLGEIALLKARLIYVGRTSMEVVVDVYVDDPPSGTRKQTSTARVTYVAIDKKGQPVQVPGLRLTSDEERRLFEEALARRRAEGRA, encoded by the coding sequence ATGGTTCAGGTCGTATTGCCCAACGACACTAACCCCTTGGGCAACGTCCTGGGAGGCCGGGTGATGCACTGGATCGACCTGGTGGGGGCGATCGTGGCCTATCGTCACTGCCACGGTCCGATCGTGACGGCGTCGATCGACCGTCTGGATTTCCGGCATCCCATCAAGCTGGGAGAAATCGCGCTCCTGAAGGCGCGCTTGATCTACGTCGGGCGAACGTCGATGGAGGTCGTCGTGGACGTGTACGTGGACGATCCGCCGAGCGGGACGCGCAAACAGACCAGCACCGCGCGCGTCACCTACGTGGCCATCGACAAGAAGGGCCAACCCGTCCAGGTGCCGGGTTTGCGCCTGACGTCGGACGAGGAACGTCGTCTGTTCGAGGAGGCGTTGGCTCGACGCCGAGCCGAGGGGCGGGCCTAA